A segment of the Arachis hypogaea cultivar Tifrunner chromosome 5, arahy.Tifrunner.gnm2.J5K5, whole genome shotgun sequence genome:
tgtgctgagcttgatctatccacgagctgaggcttcttttggagttgaacgccaagttgtaacatgttttgggcattcaactccgggtcatgacgtgtttttggcgttttagtccagacaacaacatggaactggcgttgagcgccagtttacgtcgtgaattcccgaataaagtatggactattatatattgctggaaagctctagatgtctactttccaacagatctcgccatttggagttctgtaactccagaaaatccattttgagttcagggaggtcagattctaatagcatcagcagtccattgtcagcctcctatcagagttttactcaagtccctcaatttcagccagaaattacctgaaatcacagaaaacacacaaactcagagtaaagtctagaaatgtgaatttaacataaaaactaatgaaaacattcctaaaagtagcttgaacttactaaaaactacctaaaaacaatgccaaaaagcgtataaattatccgctaatcaATTTGCGAtctggttatcaccagataaggagGACATAGGAGAACAttcctaagaccgctttcaggactcgttatggtaattacgagtacactgtaatgtcttttgggttgacaaacactcctgcagtgtttatggattatatgaacagaatCTTCTGCCCATTCTTGGATAAGTTTGTTgtcgtcttcattgatgacatactaatTTATTCTAAGACCGAAGAAGAACATGCCGAGCACTTGCGAACCGTGTTACAAATCCTAAAGGAGAGGAAATTGTATGACAATTTATCTAAATGCGAGTTTTGGAAATGTGAGGTGAAGTTGTTGGGTCACGTAGTGAGTAAACTGGGGATAGCAGTAGATCCTGCCAAGGTGGATGCAGTGATGGAGTGGAAGCGACCAACCTCAgttactgagataaggagttttttgGGCTTAGCTGGCTACTATAGGAGGCTCATCAAGGGCTTCTCGTAGATAGCTTTTCCATTGACCAAGTTAACCCACAaggacactccgtttgtttggactcctgagtgtgaaGAGAGCTTCCAAGCATTGAAGCAAAAGTTGACTACCGCTCCTGTGTTGGTATTACCCAAACCAAATGAACCAtatgaggtgtattgtgatgcctcactaaaggatctggggtgcgtgctgatgcaacaCCGGAATGTAGTTGCATATTCCTCATGGCAGTTAAGACCTCACAAAGTAAATTACCCAACACACCACCTGGAATTCACTGCGGTTGTGTTTGTGCTAAAGGAGttgaggcattatctctatggagtTAAGTTCCgagttttctctgat
Coding sequences within it:
- the LOC112803614 gene encoding uncharacterized mitochondrial protein AtMg00860-like is translated as MDYMNRIFCPFLDKFVVVFIDDILIYSKTEEEHAEHLRTVLQILKERKLYDNLSKCEFWKCEVKLLGHVVSKLGIAVDPAKVDAVMEWKRPTSVTEIRSFLGLAGYYRRLIKGFS